Proteins encoded within one genomic window of Nitrospirota bacterium:
- a CDS encoding IS3 family transposase (programmed frameshift), protein MSRTKRKRYSAEFKAKVALEALKGESTIHELAARFEIHPNMVAQWKRQAVERMDTLFSSKADHSEISRESEIKELHAKIGQLTVERDFLAKGLRSLSHARRKEMVERNHPRLSVARQCHLLSISRSSFYYEATGEDPLNLKLMRLIDEQFLEDPSYGARQMKRHLHRLGYCVGRKRVRRLMRKMGLMPVYQKPRTSKPHPEHKMYPYLLRGLDIKRPNQVWCADVTYIPMRRGFLYLVAVMDWWSRKVLSWRLSNTLEADFCVAALEEALSKYGTPEIFNTDQGGQFTSLDFTQTLKDAGVNISMDGRGRWMDNVMVERLWRTLKYGCIYINTFETGGEVREGLGNWFERYNRQRPHSSLDGRTPYEAYWGLPLPGYGAMQKAA, encoded by the exons ATGAGCAGGACGAAGCGCAAGAGGTATTCGGCTGAGTTCAAGGCCAAGGTGGCCTTGGAGGCCCTGAAGGGCGAGAGCACGATCCACGAGTTGGCGGCCCGGTTTGAGATTCATCCCAACATGGTGGCGCAGTGGAAGCGGCAGGCTGTGGAACGCATGGACACTCTGTTCAGCAGCAAGGCCGACCACAGTGAAATCTCCCGCGAGTCAGAGATCAAGGAGCTTCACGCCAAGATCGGGCAGCTCACGGTGGAGCGTGATTTTTTGGCCAAGG GCCTTCGGTCGCTGAGCCACGCCCGGAGGAAGGAGATGGTCGAGAGGAATCACCCGAGGCTCAGCGTTGCCCGGCAATGCCATCTGCTCTCTATCAGCCGCTCCTCGTTCTATTACGAGGCTACAGGGGAGGATCCTCTCAACCTGAAGCTCATGCGCCTGATAGACGAGCAGTTTCTTGAGGACCCCTCGTATGGGGCTCGCCAGATGAAACGGCACCTGCACCGGCTGGGATACTGTGTAGGGCGAAAGAGGGTCCGCCGCCTGATGCGCAAGATGGGACTCATGCCGGTTTATCAGAAGCCCAGGACGAGCAAACCCCATCCGGAGCACAAAATGTATCCGTATCTCCTGAGAGGGCTCGATATAAAGAGGCCCAACCAGGTCTGGTGCGCCGACGTGACGTACATACCGATGAGGCGAGGCTTTCTGTATCTGGTGGCGGTCATGGACTGGTGGAGCCGGAAGGTGCTGAGTTGGCGGCTTTCAAATACGCTTGAGGCTGACTTCTGCGTGGCGGCACTTGAGGAGGCGCTTTCGAAGTACGGCACACCGGAGATATTCAACACGGACCAGGGCGGGCAGTTCACGAGCCTTGATTTTACCCAGACGCTCAAGGACGCGGGCGTGAACATCTCCATGGACGGCAGGGGACGGTGGATGGATAACGTCATGGTGGAGCGGCTCTGGCGGACCCTGAAATACGGGTGCATCTACATCAACACGTTTGAGACAGGCGGCGAGGTCCGAGAAGGGCTCGGGAACTGGTTCGAGCGGTACAACAGGCAGCGGCCCCATTCGAGCCTTGATGGCCGGACACCCTATGAGGCATACTGGGGTCTGCCCCTTCCAGGCTACGGAGCAATGCAGAAGGCGGCATGA